The DNA window TTTAAGgttgattgagatttgtggttAATTTTCTGAGTGGATAAAGAGGAATATGAAAAAGTCTAAGTCACAAGATAAAAGGTCGATTGGTGGTAAAAGATATCGCGGTAAgggtaaaaattatgagatgagaGGTGAGATTGATGGGTATATGAGATCGATAATAAAGAAGATATCggtagttaaaaataatatgaataaaattttgattgaccgaaatgtgaaaaatgtgataGGTCACGATACTAGAGGTCAATTAttattggtggttgatttgtcgagtgtgataaaatgcatgttaaaaatatgaggTCATGatatgagaggtcaattgagaatggtggttgatttgacaaaaattaataagtgtATGAAAGTGTGTGTGGTCATAATATGATGTGTGAATTGTGTGATTGCTTGTTTGTCAAAATGGTGGTAAAAAAGGTCGCGGTAATAGATAAGATGTGGATAATAGTGTAAAGTACGTCTAACATTACTTTAAATAAGAGGCAAATGTATGATAAAATTTGAAGTAACTTGATTATTACTAAGAAGAAATCTACGtttcttttaagtatttttcaaactcataacattatttttttttaaactttagatatttaataaattttaaaatatatgttaacattaaattttagattgaacataatttttacaaactaaaactaatttaaaattaattaaatttaaataatattaaatttatttaaactatttataaataaataacattttatttatattcttatccGTACAAACACACAGAATTCATGCTAGTTAAGTTTATTGACACAATTATTTGAGTTATATGTTCCTATAAATCTTAACAATTGGCTCAATAAATTGGATTGGAGGTTTGTTGTGGCCATCAAAATAGATTTCTAGGTAGGGGTGTTCAGTATTTCgtctgaaccgaatattcgaccaaatttgaattcaccgaattcaaataaacagaattcgaatttcattttcagtttttgaatcaattttcaaaccaattcaaattcaaatacggttttagaattggttttcgagtttgggtttcaactcgaaaaccaaaccgaaaaccgaattcatttttattatttattcctccaaacttagtttaagaaaaattccaaaataatcaaattagaatattttgaattcaagatttaataataaaagaaaaaataaagaaaagcaccagtggtcttttggtagaatagtaccctaCCATGGTACAGACCCGGGTTCAATTCCTGGCTTGTGCAAGATATGCTAgttctcatttttttcaaaaaaaaaaatgaattcgaaatttaaatttattcaaattcgattcggttttcgaattggctaaaaaagtaaaaaaggaTTCTACACGGGATGTGTTAATTAGAAGAATGAAGAAGGATTTAGTTCTCCTCCACTAGggtgtattttaaatatatctttcaGAAATTTGTAGTAAATAGTTAGCCTTagcatttttttcattttttctaattttttgtcTCAATAATGTTTTTTGTGTGTGTTATTTTTAACGTTGTGTTCAAAAGatcatttatcatattttgaatAGTAAATAtgagatttttcattttatatttaatgttgaAGTTGAATCATGTGAATGTCATCCACTCCACATCtactaaaaacaaattaaagagCACTGGTTTGGTTTGGTTCAATTCATTTAGGTTTAGTTCTCATCCGgggaaattaaaattagaataaattgaaaatataataactttccACACAAAAGAAAAATCTCTCGAGGGACATTATAATTTCAAGTTAGTGTAGGTGGGCATTAGGGctacaaatgagtcaagctactcGTGAGTCACTCGCGAGTCGCTGGGTCAAAGCTCGGCTTGAGATTGATTTTGATCGACCTCGAGGCAAGCccgagccgactcgtttaatattcgagtcgagctcgagctcatataatggtTGTTCGATGCCTTGTCGAACTTTTTCGTGCCtcatagtatataatatatattttttatatatttaatatttaaattcaaaatttaaataatatatttttctctctctttctcttcaaaGCCCATATGAAGGTCCACAATCCATAAAGTAAAACCTTAATTCCTATCATATTTACTCTTCATctgttcattttcttctttatatCATCAATCTCATTTAGAAGAGGCTTATaggtaattaaaattattttcacttttataataactatttttttgctttatatttaactttgatttctttttactTTAGGAATTCCAGcaacaaagaaaaagaaaggaaaaacagattttattgattaattcaTTGATAAGGTATCttattcatcatttttttatgtaagaaaacaaatttatgtttaaatatatatatatttttcatttaataggAGAAACTTATGATTTGATTATTCTATACATAGTCTATACATAGGTTGGATGAATATATAGAATTACACtaattgattataaaaaagacgaaaacagataaaaaaaaattaataaattatatataattaaaatatattatatataaaatatgttatatataataaaagtaatattaaggatataataattagtttagtataaaaagaaataaatatgattaatatattattaataaaagtatattatacctaatattgaaagagataaaaaaaatactatattatatataataaaataaatattatggatataataattaatatattatatattataatatattacggataaaaatggttaatatattatatataatattgaaagaaaaaaaaatgttaatatattttatataataaaagtataatatatatagagaaaaaagttaatatatttattatatataatatgaagagaaaaatatatatatattatatataatatgttttgagaaaaaaataatttataagattaataatatgtattataatatataaaaaaaataataaatttttgttataagtTAGATTCTTCTTATAATGTTAGAATCTGGTTACACTTGCAcctaaataattcaaacatatataataatatataatagaaacaTATCGagttaataaatcaaaaatattatttcttaattagcTTATATCAATGAATAAACCGCAAACTCTACTTTGTAACGGTAATTGGATTCGACATATAAATGGAATGAAAAAGAACACTAAAGTAagttttcaatataaaatttttatgttACCTACTGAATTTTATcacatatttaattgatttttcacTTTTTCAGAAAGAGAAGACATATCATAAAATTTTGTTGTCGGTATCTACctttaaagtaagttaaattttagttatttatttgaacatttattttttatattaattatttttaagattaagcATTTCATATTATCGAATGTATGTAGTTGTACGTGTTCTATAATTgaagaaaattagttaaaaaagattaatatattgaatgttcaaacaatttatatagttttgttatttgatctttgaattttatgttttagaaatttgattaataatggtgatttaatgttttggattatcatgttttagaattttgaataattattattgtttcatattttaattttgaaatatcattttttaaatgtttaatatgtatgaaagtttaatattttaattttacaaatgaATTTGGTTCGAATTCGAGCTTGAGCTCGAGTTTGAgcttgaaaattcaatttttgttcaagctttcgagtcgagccgaactTGTAGGTAATATaatcgagtcgaactcgagctcaaatttataagctcgttcgagtcgagttaataaaaacttaatcGAGTCAAGCTCTAGCAAGCTTAAGCTCGACTCGGTTCATTTGCACTAGTGGGCATGACTAAGATTGAGAAGACACAAAACAATGCCCAAAATTCTATTGGGTTCAGCTCAAATTGTTTTGGGCTTGACCAaaaataaagcccattagggcatttcattaattaacacaaaaaaaataaaaaatcactttcTCTCAGATTTCTGCTCCCTCTTCCCTATACATTATTTTCTCTCTAGAAAAGGATTTAGATCAACCTCCGACCGACTAGGTTAGTTCGTGAAGGCGAGAACACCATTCGTTCTTTGGTTCTTCTCTGATTAGCAGTTTTAAGCCACACCCAGTTTTCTTTTACCTCTATTTTTGGCTGGCCatctttgatgatgatgatatatgtTGTAATGACAAGTTAAGATGATGTTATGTGATGTTTCttattagattacctctaggcttgtattggaCAACATTTGTATACCCATTTATATaatggatgatttaagtggcctaAGGGTCCCATGGTTTTACCTAAATTGGGGTTTCCACGTAAGATCTCGGTGTCTTGTTTctttaaatgtttgaaaaactattttgtttaattgaattgattgcccatttgattataaataaagagaaaaaaagtttTAGACTTTTATTACAACTTGTCTATTTAGATTGCTAGACAAATGTTTTTATTGGTTTTCTCTAATAAACCCAACTATTAAAGGACATTGAAGTATAGATACACcgtgaattattatttttatattcaaaattaatttgtgttaatttttaattgtaagGACAATAGTTTCTTGAAACAATTGAGTCCAAACATTTAGGACAAATTAGTATACTTCGAAATGAACATATGAGAAATCAAATGTCTTAATTTCGTTtgcaaaatttgattttatttgcaCTCAATATTATTGTCcttacttttaaaatttgaatatatatatatatatatatatatatatatatatatatatatttatattatctttaaaatgTTTGATAGTACATTGTGttgtattataataaaattatttaatatcaattattattgattttatttaaaaatatcgtaatcaaatttttatttgaaatcttcaaaatggaatataaatttaataaattatattttcaaatttgaatatttcACTTAAAACAATGGGCTCTTCTATTGTAGATCACGAGCCGCCATGTTGGAAAAAATTGCCATTTATTTTGTTCAGATTTGACTTCACAATCTTTTAAGAaccaaataagttaaaaataaattgagggCAATTTACCTATCTTATCCATTTAAAGGGATTAGAGATTcaataaattgaagaaaattacTTAATCCTATCCATTTAAAGGGATTAGAGAATCACAACCCACTCTCACATCAGctaagtttaattatttcacCATTTTCACACCACCTAATTGAAATGATGGTATATTTATTTCACCATCACTGCAATTTGAAGATAAGGATGAGGCCTACCTCTAtcccaaataataatttttttttaaaaaaacttattgtACCAAAATTTggcttataaaatatattaaatttttaattttttttttttataaaatatggatgatgttagaaaaaaataaaaaattatatatacatataaaagttaaacaaaaaatatgattattttttttattagaacaCTCTAAACTTAGGGTTCAgatgttataattaaattacatttacaATTTacgacattttttattttaatttttttacagaaaatttaaatataaaaatattataattaaactaattaaaaattaaaataatttatatttaatgaaacgatatgtttttaaaatcattaaaaatcaCCCAAATAactctatataatcaaataagcTATTCATGGATAGTCTTCgtatatactttttaattacGATATTCGAAACAATAACGATTGATTCAACTTATTCACgttttatattattcaacttATTCAAAACAATAACGATCTAGGTgttgatatatttaattgttcAAGCTTAtctttcatatttgtttaagatTATACAATTTCTTTGTTAAATGCtcaattaagttttatttttttatattagggATAGGTTATTTAATTaccttattatattttttagattatataaTTTCTTTGTTAAATGCtcaattaagttttatttttttatattagggATAGGTTATTTTAATTACCTTATTATATCTTCTTACTTGCTATTTAAGCTTTTATACAAAATCAAATAGCTAGCCTTAATAAAATAAGAGAGTTGTAACCTATTGTTACATCACAATTTATCATTTGGAAAGAGACCCACACAGCACAATCATTATAAGTAGTATCCTGCCATAgtctttaatttcattattttctgaACTTGAGAGATAATAATAGCAGCAGCTTAAGGCAAGGAGATATATAACAATGGCGCCATTGAATGTCATTATATTATCAAATGAGTTTGTGAGGCCATCCTCTCCCACCAATTATCCTTTCAAAAAATATGAACTATCCATGCTGGATCAATTAATGCCTAGTTTCTTCATCCCCACAATTCTCTATTACCATCACCAGTTCCAAACCACTTCCATCGCACAACTTGAACTCATCTCTTCCCGCCTTAGAGAATCGCTCTCCCAAACCCTGACCATGTTCTACCCTTTTGCAGGGAGGCTCAATAGAGGCGACAACTCAATAGACTGCAACGACATGGGCGTTCGATATTTGGAGGCGAAAGTCGATTCAATGATCATGGATGTGATCGAGTGCCACGAAACAGAAatggttgacccgctcataccCAACTTGATGGgaaatggtgaagaagaagatgagattTTCGCAATCCAAGTTAACTACTTTAACTGCGGAGATATCGCAATTGGCACCTATGTCCCACATAAGATTGCAGACGGGGTCTCATTTTTCTCATTCATGACATCGTGGGCTACCATATGTCGCCAACAAGATAACATGATTAATATCCTTAAGCCGAGCTTTCCCTCATCATCCCTCTTCCCGCCAAAGGAGAAACACCACTACAATCCTCAATCCGAAGACTGTAAAGAAACCCTTGTTACTAGGAGGTTTGTTTTTGACGCAAGTAAGATAAGTTCAATGAGAGCAAAGGCGAAAATTGATCATGATCATCCCATTCCAACCCGAGTGGAAGTAGTATCGACTTTCATATGGAAGTACGCTACGGTCGATAAGCCTGTCAAACAATACATCGCATTTCAGGCGGTGAACCTAAGGAGCCGAATGGTGCCTCCATTGTCGGAGCATGCAATTGGGAATCTCCTCGTGCTGGCATATGCATATTGCAGCTACGAAGACTCCAATGATTTAACAGTGATGGGAAGGAAGGTGAGGGAAGGGATCCAGAGAATTGACGACGAGTACATAAGGCCTATTCAAGGGGATGAAGGGTATGCAGTGATGATGAAAAATTGGATGAAGATAGAGGAGCTGTCAACAAGAGAGGATGCCAATATCTTTAGATTTAGCAGTTGGTGCAGGTTTCCTGTTTATAATGTTGATTTTGGTATGGGGAAGCCTGTTTGGGCGAGCATAGGCAGATTTAACAACAAGAACTGCGCTATTTTGCTGGATTCAAAATGCGGAGACGGAATAGAAGCGTGGGTTACTATGAATGAACAAGACATGGCTCGTTTTCAGCTTGCTTTTGTTAGAGCTAatacatcaacatcaacatcaacatcaacatcaacatcaacatcaacatcaacatcaacatcaacatcaacatcaattaaCTAGACATCATTCCATTTAATCTTTCAgctttgaaatataaatttgttgttaTGTATTTgcataattagttaatttaaatatatcaactataatatatatatatacgaagGGAAATAATATAGGGAACGAATTGGGGGAACGAAATCTTGAGCGAAGCCACCTGGCATGCcacggaggaaagagaaaaaagttACATCTTCTCTCTCTAGCAAAATCTCATCTACCGCTCATTATCAAACAAAACCCtcattcttcttattctttaattttcttcACCCTCGTCGGCACGTTGTTTATCATCTTCTCCTTTCAttctttagattcgtcttcatcctcTCCGTTTAGCTTCTTCTCATTTCGttctttagattcgtcttcatcctcTTCGTGGCACTTTTTACTGTTCTTTTGTTCGTTTGAATAGATCACTACTTCTGGAGATCTGCGTTTTGTTTAGATTCGTCTTCGTCACTGTCCGACTGTCCGTTTAGTTTCTTTTTCTAATGGTATATTTTCTCTGCCATCATAGtttacttttttctttgttttattgttCTTCTGTTTGTTTCAAGAGATTCACGTTTTCTGTTGTTTTGTGATTGTTATGTGTAGGAACCAACAACCAGGGACTATTAATATAGATAGACTGTTAATATTATGTTGTTTTCAAGAACCTgtataaaactattaatatttttgttggcttgtgttgtcctctgttttgttttatgttgtcccgtgtcttaaactatgatgtcccgtgtcttaaactatgttgtcccgtgtaaatatttaagttgctcgaaatgttaatattctgatgtcatttgtgttattgtaatatgttgttccgtgttttaaactatttttttttgcgTTTAAGGCGTTTTATCCAATATGTCTTCCTGCATTTTATCCAATATGTTGTCATGTATTActgtaatatgttgttcatgtgttgtcatgtattctttgtgctgatttctcttttttgtcGTTTATTTCTGAAAATAACCTACCAACAACTGGGGACATAAATAAGTATATCTTTTTATTGTTTATGTAGTTAGACTGTTAATATTctgttgttttcaaaaacatgtgtaaAACTTTTGAATAGAATGAAAGTGAACCAGGTGCCTGCATATTATATATTGGACCGTTGGCGTAAAGACTTGAAGAGAGGTTACCAAATATtcaccaacatttatgattcgGATGTGTGTGAAATTGAAAGAAATCGGTACAACTATCTAACTCCCAACAACTTGCATCCAAATCCCAAGTTAATTGTTCTGCTTTAGATGTAGTGACAAAAGATATGAAGGAAAAGTTCAAGATATCTCCAAATT is part of the Impatiens glandulifera chromosome 1, dImpGla2.1, whole genome shotgun sequence genome and encodes:
- the LOC124942571 gene encoding vinorine synthase-like, whose product is MAPLNVIILSNEFVRPSSPTNYPFKKYELSMLDQLMPSFFIPTILYYHHQFQTTSIAQLELISSRLRESLSQTLTMFYPFAGRLNRGDNSIDCNDMGVRYLEAKVDSMIMDVIECHETEMVDPLIPNLMGNGEEEDEIFAIQVNYFNCGDIAIGTYVPHKIADGVSFFSFMTSWATICRQQDNMINILKPSFPSSSLFPPKEKHHYNPQSEDCKETLVTRRFVFDASKISSMRAKAKIDHDHPIPTRVEVVSTFIWKYATVDKPVKQYIAFQAVNLRSRMVPPLSEHAIGNLLVLAYAYCSYEDSNDLTVMGRKVREGIQRIDDEYIRPIQGDEGYAVMMKNWMKIEELSTREDANIFRFSSWCRFPVYNVDFGMGKPVWASIGRFNNKNCAILLDSKCGDGIEAWVTMNEQDMARFQLAFASEADNDQLSSSSSVEQASKVVVKISSDDETSEEKSSSQKSKHSSSSSYKKSLPNKTLNSIDISEFIKDLCDEIEGTGGESREMVNVLRVSSPDKELEQSKWSLEML